The genome window AAGTTCAGCGAACAAATAACTTTGCGTTTGACGGTGTGCTATTGAACCCGGCGGTCGCGGTCCAAATTCGCACTGTTTCTCTAATATTGCGAAAGCCCGTTGTGCATCAAAGATAGCTATCGGCTGTCGGTTATCAGTTATCGGCAACTCCTTTGGAGCAGCCTGTGTGTTGTTTTCTATCAGAACGTCTTCTTTACTGACCGCTGACTGCTGACTGCTGACTGCTATCAAGAGTGCTACAAATACGAACAATTGTTTTCTCATCTAAGCTCTCCGCCTGCCTTCGAGTGCCTTCGCGAGGGTTACCTCGTCAATATATTCCAAATCACCACCAACAGGAATACCATAGGCAATACGAGTGACATCGACTTTAAACATCTCTAAGTGCTGCGTAAGATAGAGTGCCGTTGCCTGTCCTTCGGTGGTCCAATTTGTGGCGAGTATTACCTCCTGAACAGGTTTTGCCCCAGCAGCAGGTTGCTTAATGCGTTGAAAGAGTTTATTTATTCCGAGTTCATCGGGTCCAGTCCCATCCAATGGTGATAAAACACCACCTAAGACATGATAAAGCCCCTTATAACCATTAGTTCGCTCAATTGCCCACAGGTCATCAGACTCTTCAACAACGCAGATGACTTGTTGATCGCGGCGTGGATTTGTACAGATGTAGCACGGATCGGTATCAGTAATAGCACCACAGATGTCACAGTAACATAACAGTTTCTTTACTTGTGCGATAGCTTCTGCGATTTGGGCAGTCTCGGTATCAGGTAGCTTCAGCATAAAGAACGCTAAGCGCTGTGCTGTTTTCTGTCCAATCGTAGGGAGTTTCTGGAGCTCTGAGATAAGTTTCGCCAGCGGTTTAGGATATTCTTGCATGAATTCTTGATTATCGGTTGTCAGCCATCAGCGGTTAACTATCAATCCTGCGCATAGATTGTGAAGATTTTTCGGTACAGACAACGCGCTTTTGCTAATAATCAGTTGATAACAATTCTGGTTAGGGTAGCCCTGGAATTTTAAGTCCACCGGTCAATTTGCTCATTTCTGAGGACATCAATTCTTGTGATTGTTGCAGTGCTTCGTTGATAGCAGCAACAACCAAGTCTTCAAGCATTTCAGTATCGTCCGGATCAACAACTTCCGGTG of Candidatus Poribacteria bacterium contains these proteins:
- the recR gene encoding recombination mediator RecR, whose product is MQEYPKPLAKLISELQKLPTIGQKTAQRLAFFMLKLPDTETAQIAEAIAQVKKLLCYCDICGAITDTDPCYICTNPRRDQQVICVVEESDDLWAIERTNGYKGLYHVLGGVLSPLDGTGPDELGINKLFQRIKQPAAGAKPVQEVILATNWTTEGQATALYLTQHLEMFKVDVTRIAYGIPVGGDLEYIDEVTLAKALEGRRRA